A region of Moorena producens PAL-8-15-08-1 DNA encodes the following proteins:
- a CDS encoding S-layer homology domain-containing protein: MPSMLNLNHFQSGTAAVLALGLTATTMAPLVAPAPSLAQSTNFIDVSSNYWASEFIGELSQRGIIAGFPDGSFRPNAPVTRAQFAAMLRKANQDFNKPAIRGGNTFVDVASNYWANPAIQEAYQTGFLSGYPGNIFRPEQNIPREQVLVALSNGLNFSSSSSTSELISFYRDGSQISNFARGPIAAATENRLVVNYPNVAFLNPTRNATRAEVAAFMYQALVATEQAPVISSQYIIDPNPAPVAFTIPAGTSIPVKYKKDKILLAQEETIPLTLTVDLNITTADEGKLLIPAGSEVVGELRATKEGAQFVAQRLLINGETLSFNATSEEITTTETIRKGSNPGSILKDAAVGTAAAAAISAVTGDRAIATEEILIGVSSGIALNIGKRLFGSSSVDLFVVEPETDLQLTIDSDLVISSR, translated from the coding sequence ATGCCTTCCATGCTTAACCTAAATCATTTTCAATCAGGAACTGCTGCTGTTTTAGCCCTTGGACTCACCGCCACCACCATGGCTCCCCTAGTCGCACCTGCTCCCTCCTTGGCTCAAAGCACTAACTTTATCGATGTTTCATCCAACTACTGGGCAAGTGAGTTTATTGGGGAATTATCCCAGCGTGGTATTATTGCCGGATTTCCTGATGGCTCCTTCAGACCAAATGCACCAGTGACCCGCGCTCAGTTTGCGGCAATGCTGCGTAAAGCAAATCAAGATTTCAATAAACCCGCCATTCGCGGTGGCAACACTTTCGTGGATGTTGCTTCCAACTACTGGGCAAATCCTGCCATTCAGGAAGCCTACCAAACCGGATTTCTAAGTGGTTACCCTGGTAATATCTTTAGACCTGAACAAAATATTCCCCGTGAACAAGTTTTAGTTGCCCTTTCTAATGGACTGAATTTCTCTTCCAGCAGTTCTACCTCAGAGCTGATCAGTTTCTACCGGGACGGCAGCCAAATTTCTAACTTTGCCCGTGGTCCCATCGCTGCTGCTACAGAAAATCGTTTGGTGGTTAATTATCCTAACGTCGCCTTTCTCAATCCGACTCGGAATGCAACTCGTGCAGAAGTTGCAGCTTTTATGTACCAAGCGCTGGTGGCAACAGAACAAGCCCCAGTGATTAGCTCCCAATACATTATCGATCCCAATCCAGCACCTGTAGCCTTCACAATTCCTGCAGGTACTTCTATTCCGGTTAAGTACAAAAAAGATAAAATTCTGCTCGCCCAAGAGGAAACTATTCCCCTAACCCTGACAGTGGATCTAAACATTACCACTGCTGATGAGGGCAAGTTGCTGATTCCTGCTGGTAGTGAAGTGGTTGGCGAACTGCGTGCGACAAAAGAGGGAGCTCAGTTTGTAGCTCAGCGGCTGTTGATCAATGGTGAAACCCTATCCTTTAATGCCACCTCTGAGGAAATTACCACCACTGAAACCATTCGCAAGGGTAGCAATCCAGGAAGTATCCTAAAAGATGCAGCAGTTGGTACCGCTGCTGCCGCTGCTATCTCTGCCGTTACCGGTGACCGTGCGATCGCTACAGAAGAAATCTTGATTGGAGTTAGTTCTGGCATCGCTTTAAATATCGGCAAACGTTTATTCGGTAGCAGCAGTGTTGACCTATTTGTGGTTGAACCAGAAACCGACTTACAGCTTACCATCGACTCTGACTTGGTAATTAGCAGTCGGTAA
- a CDS encoding ATP-binding protein — MFTRVSSEFVSLCRNQVALLTQGLGAASGAVYLTEEFVEGNQAKLIPVVVYPETSTVRDMSDPDWVLPQKIGEIDQIPRLSSSLPRLLPQGNNQEQDLGSTSFVGSENSLQQQHQIVLPLIHEGIVMGLLVSVRDDRPWNHTEQASVERIARTLAIAYVIEQRQGWFEQQLTQQRRLQAKQRDMLDDLLHQFRNPLMALRTFGKLLLKRLVPGDKNYPVASSIIRESDRLQELLQQFDACLDMNQTDTASLTLPVATAEASSSPQSDDIGEIYPTSHSEPHSTLGEFPLLTDKTVPLELFAVKDVLEPLLISADAITQEANLELHCSIAPNLPLVKGNPKALREVLSNLIDNALKYTPAGGKIDIQVGVGQWLSHGDAIAIAISDTGPGIAPEDLDHLFERHYRGVQANGPIPGTGLGLAIAKELMAYMQGDIEVLSPAKLLSTEENGELSISHGQDNSRIGTTFIVWLTYA; from the coding sequence ATGTTCACTCGCGTCAGTTCAGAATTTGTCTCCCTGTGTCGAAACCAAGTGGCTTTATTAACCCAAGGACTGGGAGCAGCTAGTGGTGCTGTATATTTAACGGAAGAATTCGTTGAGGGCAATCAGGCAAAGCTAATTCCTGTGGTAGTTTATCCGGAAACAAGTACCGTGCGGGATATGAGTGATCCTGACTGGGTTTTGCCACAGAAAATAGGTGAGATTGATCAGATTCCTCGATTATCCAGCAGCTTACCTCGGCTACTCCCTCAGGGAAATAACCAAGAGCAAGATTTGGGTTCAACCTCTTTTGTAGGATCTGAAAATTCTCTGCAGCAGCAGCACCAAATCGTTTTACCTCTAATCCATGAAGGGATAGTGATGGGATTATTGGTGAGTGTTCGTGATGATAGACCTTGGAATCACACAGAACAGGCAAGTGTGGAACGCATTGCTAGAACCTTAGCGATCGCATATGTCATAGAACAGCGTCAAGGTTGGTTTGAGCAGCAGTTGACTCAGCAAAGACGTCTACAGGCAAAACAACGGGATATGCTCGATGATCTGCTCCATCAATTTCGTAATCCCCTGATGGCGTTACGAACCTTTGGTAAGCTACTGCTGAAGCGACTGGTACCAGGAGATAAAAACTATCCAGTGGCTTCTAGCATTATACGAGAAAGCGATCGCTTACAGGAGTTGCTGCAACAGTTTGATGCTTGCCTGGACATGAACCAAACCGATACAGCATCCCTCACGTTACCTGTAGCTACAGCTGAGGCTTCTTCATCCCCACAATCAGATGATATTGGGGAGATTTACCCAACTAGTCACTCCGAACCACACTCCACCCTAGGGGAATTTCCCCTACTCACGGACAAAACTGTTCCTTTGGAACTGTTTGCGGTCAAGGATGTCTTAGAACCCTTGCTTATATCTGCTGACGCTATTACTCAAGAGGCTAATTTGGAGTTGCATTGCTCTATTGCCCCTAACTTACCTTTGGTGAAAGGGAATCCTAAGGCTTTACGGGAAGTCTTGAGTAATTTGATTGACAATGCTTTGAAGTACACCCCAGCTGGGGGAAAAATTGATATCCAAGTTGGTGTTGGACAATGGCTTTCACATGGTGATGCCATAGCGATCGCAATTAGTGATACTGGTCCAGGTATTGCTCCAGAAGACTTAGACCATCTGTTTGAGCGGCATTATCGGGGAGTTCAAGCTAATGGTCCTATCCCTGGCACTGGTTTAGGATTAGCGATCGCAAAAGAACTCATGGCATACATGCAGGGTGATATTGAAGTCTTGAGTCCCGCCAAACTACTATCGACTGAGGAAAATGGGGAATTATCCATTAGTCATGGTCAAGATAACTCAAGGATTGGAACAACCTTTATCGTTTGGTTGACTTACGCTTAG
- a CDS encoding DUF3155 domain-containing protein, translated as MARRRKRKSRRRQEGRKILEHVPQYNLESGEYKPVTAARAYIRSQGIVPPALLLVKRNEHTTDRYFWAEKGLFGAQYVEENHFLFPSLRLINSPLKKVGVVARSR; from the coding sequence TTGGCAAGAAGACGTAAGCGTAAGAGTCGCCGCCGCCAAGAAGGGCGCAAGATACTTGAGCATGTACCTCAGTACAATCTAGAAAGTGGCGAGTATAAACCGGTTACAGCAGCACGCGCATACATTCGGTCACAAGGGATAGTTCCACCTGCCCTACTACTGGTCAAACGTAACGAGCATACCACAGACCGTTATTTCTGGGCAGAAAAAGGGCTCTTCGGTGCCCAATATGTGGAAGAGAATCATTTTCTGTTTCCCAGTTTGCGATTAATCAACTCTCCCTTAAAAAAGGTAGGGGTTGTCGCTCGTAGCCGCTGA
- a CDS encoding cofactor assembly of complex C subunit B, which translates to MNTTILASTLWLTLLLAVGLFFFIRASVKDRIQQVKLASPETEESLLNQLKQYFYQRAYQVVAVDAATNQVTFQGIVRPSWFMAIFLTVLAACGILCLSLVLSILFPTLTKVFLGLVALAPVAGVFYWKKAERLEQVSLKLESASTQAPGDQGAAEQCLVIVTGHRDELIQLQQSVKLKPLS; encoded by the coding sequence GTGAATACCACTATTCTTGCTTCTACACTTTGGCTAACTCTTTTATTAGCAGTAGGTTTGTTTTTCTTTATTCGAGCCTCTGTGAAAGACCGAATACAACAAGTCAAGTTAGCTTCCCCAGAAACAGAAGAATCGCTTCTAAACCAGTTGAAGCAATATTTTTATCAAAGAGCCTACCAGGTGGTGGCGGTGGATGCTGCCACTAATCAAGTCACGTTCCAGGGGATAGTCCGACCGAGTTGGTTTATGGCTATCTTTTTAACCGTCCTAGCTGCCTGTGGTATACTCTGCTTATCCCTAGTGCTATCTATTTTGTTTCCGACTTTGACTAAGGTGTTTTTGGGGCTAGTGGCACTAGCTCCTGTTGCGGGCGTTTTTTATTGGAAAAAAGCTGAACGACTCGAACAGGTATCTCTAAAATTAGAATCAGCGTCTACCCAAGCCCCTGGGGATCAAGGCGCTGCGGAGCAATGTTTGGTTATAGTCACTGGCCATCGCGATGAACTAATACAACTTCAACAGTCTGTCAAACTAAAACCCTTGTCGTAA
- a CDS encoding PadR family transcriptional regulator produces MKFEDIYSFFQDPPPNYLNKELAVCYVLSVLLQGESYGTQLIQQLEQEYPTYRLSDTVLYSALKFLEEKQAISAYWQKVEGRGRPRRMYQICPEWQEKAIELASFWHDYMAEETVGKIQSRTPCHQSVVESVR; encoded by the coding sequence ATGAAATTCGAAGATATCTATAGCTTTTTCCAAGATCCTCCACCCAACTATCTCAATAAAGAATTAGCCGTATGCTATGTTCTATCGGTGTTGTTGCAAGGAGAATCTTATGGAACACAACTGATCCAACAACTAGAACAAGAATACCCCACCTATCGACTTTCAGATACTGTCCTCTACAGTGCACTGAAGTTTCTTGAAGAAAAACAGGCAATTTCAGCCTACTGGCAAAAAGTAGAAGGAAGAGGACGCCCACGCAGGATGTATCAAATCTGCCCAGAGTGGCAGGAGAAAGCTATAGAACTTGCCAGTTTTTGGCATGACTATATGGCTGAGGAAACAGTGGGGAAAATTCAGTCAAGGACTCCCTGCCACCAGTCTGTTGTTGAGTCAGTTAGGTAG
- a CDS encoding DUF3611 family protein: MREIPDSSIPPARQKIALTLRRFGWISFWTQLILGVISTLILVFAGFTLASPQPDNQAGQGIGFGLFFVVCGLVALGIGIYFAYRYTGIASRLLAANGSDIPSKAQTLQTIRLGLIVSLVGMLLTIIGSFAVIGSLVALALAEQQNSVGLACNDVPPIDLFVVQANINTIFANFVGIAISLWLFNRVSR; the protein is encoded by the coding sequence ATGCGAGAGATACCTGACAGTTCCATCCCACCAGCTCGTCAAAAAATTGCCCTAACGCTGCGCAGATTCGGTTGGATTTCCTTCTGGACTCAGTTAATCCTAGGGGTGATTTCTACGCTGATTTTAGTGTTTGCAGGGTTTACCCTTGCCAGCCCTCAACCTGACAATCAAGCGGGTCAAGGCATCGGCTTCGGTCTTTTTTTCGTAGTTTGTGGACTAGTGGCTTTAGGTATAGGCATTTATTTTGCCTACCGTTACACTGGAATCGCTAGTCGGCTGCTAGCTGCCAATGGGTCAGACATACCAAGCAAAGCTCAAACCCTTCAAACGATTAGGCTGGGCTTGATTGTGAGTTTAGTAGGAATGTTATTGACCATCATTGGCTCATTTGCAGTCATAGGCAGCCTTGTAGCCCTAGCTCTAGCTGAGCAACAAAATTCAGTTGGGTTGGCTTGTAATGATGTTCCACCGATAGACCTGTTTGTTGTGCAGGCAAACATAAACACTATTTTTGCTAATTTTGTTGGCATAGCCATTTCCCTGTGGCTATTTAATCGAGTCAGTCGCTAG
- the serS gene encoding serine--tRNA ligase, whose translation MLDLKQIRENPQKVQELLDRRSVNQYDLQPILELNQRQRELETSRTQLQARSNEIGKLIGQKIKSGSPPQSPEIQSLKEEGNQIKTKLSELEPEEKDLKDQLNTLLLSLPNLPWESTPIGKSEAENVEVHRWGDEYIPKDFQILPHWEIGEKLGILNFERGVKIAQSRFVTLIGAGAALERALINFMLDQQIAAGYTEVMPPVLINSESLTATGQLPKFAEDSFKCSDDDLWLAPTAEVPLVNLYRDEILEASQLPINLCAFTPCFRREAGSYGRDTRGLIRLHQFNKVELVKIVEPSTSSEEHQKLLKNAEAILETLKLPYRTVELCTGDIGFSAATTYDLEVWLPSQSTYREISSCSNCFDFQARRGRIRFKESGKKGTNFVHTLNGSGLAVGRTMSAILENYQQPDGTVKIPEALQPYMGRDLL comes from the coding sequence GTGCTTGACCTAAAGCAAATTCGGGAAAATCCACAAAAGGTTCAAGAACTACTCGACCGACGTAGTGTCAATCAATATGACCTACAACCTATTCTGGAACTGAATCAGCGTCAGCGGGAGCTAGAAACATCCCGCACCCAGTTGCAGGCTCGTAGTAATGAAATTGGTAAGCTGATTGGTCAAAAAATCAAATCGGGTAGTCCTCCACAAAGCCCAGAAATTCAGTCGCTCAAGGAAGAGGGTAACCAAATCAAAACTAAGTTGAGCGAACTGGAACCCGAAGAAAAAGACCTAAAAGACCAGCTGAACACCCTCTTGCTATCCCTGCCCAACTTGCCCTGGGAATCCACACCGATTGGCAAAAGTGAAGCCGAAAATGTGGAAGTCCATCGCTGGGGTGATGAGTACATTCCCAAGGATTTCCAGATTCTCCCCCATTGGGAAATTGGCGAAAAACTCGGCATTCTTAACTTTGAGCGAGGGGTGAAAATCGCTCAGAGTCGATTTGTGACATTGATCGGGGCTGGTGCTGCTTTGGAACGAGCACTGATTAACTTCATGCTTGACCAGCAAATTGCTGCTGGCTATACGGAAGTGATGCCACCGGTACTGATCAACAGTGAATCCCTAACCGCTACCGGTCAGTTGCCCAAGTTTGCCGAGGACAGCTTCAAGTGCTCTGATGATGATTTGTGGTTAGCACCCACAGCAGAAGTCCCATTGGTCAATCTCTACCGAGACGAAATCCTTGAAGCATCGCAACTTCCCATTAATCTCTGTGCCTTCACCCCCTGCTTTCGCCGGGAAGCGGGTAGCTATGGACGGGATACCCGGGGTCTAATTCGACTACACCAGTTTAATAAAGTTGAGCTAGTGAAAATTGTTGAGCCTAGTACCTCCTCCGAAGAGCATCAGAAGCTGCTTAAGAATGCTGAGGCGATCTTGGAAACCTTGAAATTACCCTACCGGACTGTAGAACTGTGTACAGGGGATATAGGTTTCTCAGCCGCTACAACCTATGACCTAGAAGTTTGGCTGCCTTCGCAAAGTACATATCGGGAAATTTCCAGTTGCTCTAATTGCTTTGATTTCCAGGCACGGCGGGGTAGGATTCGTTTCAAAGAGTCCGGGAAAAAAGGCACTAACTTTGTTCATACTCTCAATGGCTCAGGATTGGCAGTGGGGCGTACTATGTCAGCCATTCTGGAAAATTATCAACAACCCGATGGAACGGTTAAGATACCAGAGGCTCTACAGCCTTATATGGGGCGAGATCTGTTGTAA
- the rseP gene encoding RIP metalloprotease RseP, whose translation MSILAAIAVLAVLILVHELGHFMAARLQGIYANRFSLGFGPILWKYQGPETEYAVRAIPLGGFVGFPDDDPDSDIPPNDPNLLRNRPILDRAIVISAGVIANLVFAYFLLVAQVGMVGISQFNYQPGVVVPKLAPESSLVATEAGIKPRDIILAVDGQGLEANPEGITFLMKAIQNHPNQPLQMRIQRQKQTLLLKVIPELGIDGKGKIGVQLSPNGEEVRKRAGSLLEVFSRGAEEYQRITVLTLQGFGQLLSNFGETAEQVSGPVAIVAIGADIARSNAVNLLQFAALISINLAIINILPLPALDGGQLAFLLIEGLRGKPLPMEVQQNIMQTGLVLLLGLGVFLIIRDTANLVWVQNLFQ comes from the coding sequence ATGTCAATTTTGGCGGCGATTGCAGTTTTGGCAGTCTTGATTCTTGTTCACGAGCTTGGTCATTTTATGGCAGCTCGTCTGCAAGGAATCTATGCCAATCGCTTTTCTCTTGGCTTTGGTCCAATTCTATGGAAATATCAGGGTCCAGAAACTGAGTATGCAGTGCGAGCGATTCCCTTAGGGGGGTTTGTGGGTTTTCCTGATGATGACCCCGATAGCGATATTCCCCCCAATGACCCCAATTTGCTCCGCAACCGACCGATTCTAGACCGGGCAATTGTGATCAGTGCTGGTGTCATTGCTAACTTAGTCTTTGCTTACTTCCTGCTTGTGGCTCAGGTAGGAATGGTTGGCATCTCCCAATTCAACTACCAACCGGGTGTGGTAGTGCCTAAACTTGCCCCAGAAAGCAGTTTAGTGGCTACAGAAGCAGGTATCAAACCAAGAGACATAATTCTCGCCGTAGATGGTCAAGGGTTGGAAGCAAACCCGGAAGGGATTACTTTCCTGATGAAAGCGATTCAAAATCATCCCAACCAGCCCCTTCAAATGCGGATTCAGCGTCAAAAACAAACGCTACTGTTGAAGGTGATTCCGGAACTAGGGATAGATGGTAAAGGAAAAATTGGTGTACAACTCTCTCCCAATGGAGAGGAAGTGCGTAAACGTGCTGGTAGTTTGCTGGAGGTATTCAGTCGTGGTGCCGAAGAATATCAACGCATTACAGTCTTAACCCTGCAAGGCTTTGGTCAGCTACTGAGTAATTTTGGCGAAACGGCGGAACAAGTGTCAGGTCCAGTGGCAATTGTGGCGATTGGAGCCGATATTGCTCGTTCCAATGCTGTCAATCTTTTACAGTTTGCAGCTCTGATTAGTATAAATCTAGCGATTATTAATATTTTGCCCCTACCAGCCCTTGATGGTGGTCAGCTGGCTTTCTTACTGATTGAAGGACTTCGAGGTAAGCCCTTGCCCATGGAAGTACAGCAGAATATTATGCAAACTGGGCTAGTGCTGCTTCTGGGTTTAGGTGTTTTCTTGATTATTCGAGATACAGCTAACCTGGTTTGGGTACAAAACTTATTCCAGTAA